The sequence TGCTCGTCCGCTCGGACGACGGCCTCGACGAGATCTCGATCGCCGCGCCGACCACGGTCTACGAGGTCACCCCCGACGGCGTCCGCCCCTTCGCCGTCACGCCGCAGGAGCTCGGCGTCGCGTCGCACCCGCTCGACGCGGTCCGCGGCGCCAGCCCCGCCGAGAACGCCGACGTCGCCCGCCGCGTGCTGAGCGGCGAGCCCGGCGCGGCCACCGAGCTCGTCGTCGCGAACGCCGGGGCGGGCATCGTCGTCGGCGGCGGCGCCGACACCCTCGCGGAGGGCGTCGAGCGCGCCCGCGAGGCGATCACGTCGGGCGCCGCCCACGGCGTGCTCGACCAGTACGTGAAGCGCACCAGCCAGCTGGTCCAGGAGGCCCGTGCATGAGCGTCCTCGACGACATCGTCGACCGCACCCGCGAGGAGGTCCGGCGTCGCCGCAAGGAGACGCCGGAGAAGGTCCTGCGCGAGCGCCTCGGCGCCCGCGAGGACGGCCGGCCGTTCGCCGAGGCCCTCGCGTCGCACCCCGGGGTCTCGGTCATCGCCGAGCACAAGCGGCGGGCGCCGAGCTCGCCCGAGCCGATCCGCGAGGGCTCCGACGTCGCCGAGGTCGTGCGCGCCTACGAGCGCGCCGGCGCGACGGCCCTGAGCGTCCTGACGGACGAGCCGTTCTTCGGCGGCAGCCTCCAGGACCTCGCCGCCGCACGGGCCGCCAGCTCGCTGCCGATCATCCGCAAGGACTTCGTCGTCCACCCGTACCAGGTCGTCGAGACCGCGGTCTCGGGTGCCGACGCGATGCTGCTGATCGTCGCGGCGCTCGAGGACAACGAGCTGCGCCGCCTGTACCGCGACGCGCACGAGCTCGACCTGGACGTCCTCGTCGAGGTCCACGACGGCGAGGAGCTCGAGCGCGCGCTCGAGGTCGTCGACGCGGACGTCATCGGCATCAACAACCGCAACCTGCGCGACCTCAGCGTCGACCTCGACACGACGTTCGACCTGCTGAGCGCCGTGCCGGCCGGCAAGATCGTCGTCTCGGAGTCGGGCATCGCCCGCCGCGACCAGCTCGAGGAGCTCGAGCGCGTCGGCGTCGACGCGGTGCTCGTCGGCACCCACCTGATGCGCCAGCACGACCTCGAGGCGGCCACCCGGGAGCTGACGGGCGAGGTCTGAGGCGGCTCCTAGAGCCGCTTCACCTGCGCTTATGGGGCCGGGGCGATACTCGGTCCATGAGCAAGCTCGCAACCCCCGCGGTCGTCGGGGTGTCCGCCCTGCTCGGCGCCGGGATCGCGCTCGGCGCCGGGGCCCTCGGCGTCGGGGGCGGGGACGGCACGACGACCACCGTCCTGCGCCAAGCCCCCGTGGCCGCCAGCTCGTCGGCGGCGGCCGACGCGGACGCCCCGACGGCACGCGACATCTACGAGCGGGACGCGCCGGGGGTCGTGCTCGTCCAGGCGACCGTCCGCCAGGAGAGCCAGTCCCAGAACCCGTTCGGGATGCCGCAGGAGCAGGATGGCGAGGCCACCGGGTCCGGCTTCGTCATCGACGACGACGGGACGATCCTCACGAACGAGCACGTCGTCGACGGCGCGACGAAGGTCCGCGTGACCTTCTCGAACGAGCGCACCGTCGACGCGAAGGTCGTCGGCCAGGACACCTCGACCGACGTCGCGGTGCTGAAGGTCGACCCGAAGGGCCTGGGCCTGCGGCCGCTGCAGCTCGGCTCGGCGAAGGACATCCAGGTCGGCGACCCCGTCCTGGCGATCGGCAACCCCTACGGCCTGGACCGCACGCTGACGACCGGCGTCGTGTCGGCGAAGCAGCGCCG comes from Patulibacter sp. SYSU D01012 and encodes:
- the trpC gene encoding indole-3-glycerol phosphate synthase TrpC, translated to MSVLDDIVDRTREEVRRRRKETPEKVLRERLGAREDGRPFAEALASHPGVSVIAEHKRRAPSSPEPIREGSDVAEVVRAYERAGATALSVLTDEPFFGGSLQDLAAARAASSLPIIRKDFVVHPYQVVETAVSGADAMLLIVAALEDNELRRLYRDAHELDLDVLVEVHDGEELERALEVVDADVIGINNRNLRDLSVDLDTTFDLLSAVPAGKIVVSESGIARRDQLEELERVGVDAVLVGTHLMRQHDLEAATRELTGEV